From the Penaeus chinensis breed Huanghai No. 1 chromosome 28, ASM1920278v2, whole genome shotgun sequence genome, one window contains:
- the LOC125039837 gene encoding uncharacterized protein LOC125039837: MQGARGNTEEMKGGEKLTMVEGDRGKIPRPLPLLLLLLLLSLAGGATAEGADKKLFVRQSSGWRCGTAAADAEVASLVQCAALCARETTCSGFSLGAAGAPEGGRRRACHPVASHSPCHIDPAFNFYVADTQQKTDVGGTTTTLTTTEEAVQTTTTSVATTEATGTATTPASTLPEAGATTSNPAAATEGQEEATSAATTGPTAPPTEATGTATTPASTLPERK; the protein is encoded by the exons ATGCAAGGCGCTCGGGGCAACacggaggagatgaaaggaggagaaaagctgACGATGGTggaaggggacagagggaagATCCCAAggccccttcccctgctcctgctgctgcttctgctgtccCTAGCCGGAGGAGCCACGGCAGAAGGGGCCGACAAGAAGCTCTTCGTCCGCCAGTCCTCGGGTTGGCGCTGCGGCACGGCGGCCGCTGATGCTGAGGTCGCCTCCCTCGTGCAGTGTGCTGCCCTCTGCGCCCGAG AGACGACCTGCTCGGGCTTCAGCCTGGGGGCGGCGGGGGCTCCGGAAGGCGGGCGGAGGAGGGCGTGTCACCCGGTCGCGTCCCACTCGCCGTGCCACATCGACCCCGCCTTCAACTTTTACGTCGCCGACACGCAACAGAAGACGGATGTAGGAGGGACGACAACCACTCTCACGACGACGGAAGAGGCAGTACAGACGACAACTACCTCTGTAGCTACGACAGAAGCAACGGGGACGGCCACCACGCCTGCTTCCACACTACCAGAAGCAGGGGCGACGACCAGCAATCCTGCAGCCGCGACGGAGGGGCAAGAAGAGGCGACCAGTGCAGCAACGACAGGTCCCACAGCGCCTCCGACAGAAGCAACGGGGACGGCCACCACGCCTGCTTCCACACTaccagagagaaaatga
- the LOC125039838 gene encoding uncharacterized protein LOC125039838 produces the protein MAVAWLTKLFNILGENDRRMEEKYLGSNTATITEEENPEKNDDRVPRDELMYFMRKSGVAEKLLNAVKNVYEENITSLRFVTGTTEDFRAKVGLHQGSAPSPVLFPY, from the exons ATGGCAGTGGCGTGGTTAACCAAACTGTTCAACATTCTGGGAGAGAATGacagaaggatggaggaaaagtACCTTGGTTCAAATACTGCAACAATTACAGAGGAAGAAA ACCCAGAGAAAAATGATGACAGGGTTCCTAGAGATGAATTAATGTATTTCATGAGAAAGTCTGGAGTGGCAGAGAAGCTCTTGAACGCGGTGAAGAATGTGTATGAAGAGAACATAACATCATTAAGATTTGTAACAGGAACGACGGAGGACTTTAGAGCGAAAGTAGGTTTGCACCAAGGATCAGCTCCGAGCCCTGTCTTGTTTCCTTACTGA